In a single window of the Streptomyces sp. CGMCC 4.7035 genome:
- a CDS encoding TauD/TfdA family dioxygenase, producing MSPQFSRSGTVRQVVRSATGPDAVTVEPLFAEGGLPMVVRPKEAGADLVSLATVQKKWLADLLLEHRALLFRDWQISEAAAFHRFVEAVSDGEPLQYRDRSTPREEVGDNVYLSTTYPAAERIELHNEGTYWTAWPQKLFFCCVTAPTVGGETPIADNRRIKERIPAPLRERLERSGVRYVRNYNSGFGLTWQEAYQTSSREEVDRYAAENDTVTEWLDEDHLRTVQIRPAVRPHPVTGERMWFNHAAFFHVSSRDPQTREALVEALGEDGLPFTTAHGDGSPLADEDVRIINEAYLAEEVAFRWEAGDVLLLDNMSVAHARRPYEGDRKILVAMTDPVHGEAFEPTAPVSDVEER from the coding sequence ATGAGCCCGCAGTTCTCTCGTTCCGGAACGGTGCGCCAGGTCGTACGGTCGGCCACCGGTCCCGACGCCGTTACGGTGGAACCGCTGTTCGCGGAGGGCGGCCTGCCGATGGTGGTACGGCCCAAGGAGGCCGGCGCCGACCTGGTGTCCCTGGCCACTGTGCAGAAGAAGTGGCTCGCGGACCTGCTGCTGGAGCATCGCGCGTTGCTGTTCCGGGACTGGCAGATCTCGGAGGCGGCCGCGTTCCACCGCTTCGTGGAGGCGGTCTCCGACGGCGAGCCGCTCCAGTACCGGGATCGGTCCACGCCCCGGGAGGAGGTGGGCGACAACGTCTATCTCTCGACGACGTACCCGGCGGCCGAGCGGATCGAGCTGCATAACGAGGGTACGTACTGGACGGCGTGGCCGCAGAAGCTGTTCTTTTGCTGCGTGACCGCCCCGACGGTCGGCGGTGAGACGCCGATCGCGGACAACCGCCGGATCAAGGAACGCATACCGGCCCCCCTGCGCGAACGGCTGGAGCGGTCCGGAGTGCGCTACGTGCGCAACTACAACAGCGGATTCGGGCTCACCTGGCAGGAGGCGTACCAGACGTCCTCGCGCGAGGAGGTGGACCGCTACGCAGCGGAGAACGACACCGTCACCGAATGGCTGGACGAGGACCACCTGCGCACCGTCCAGATCCGCCCGGCGGTGCGCCCGCACCCGGTGACCGGCGAGCGGATGTGGTTCAACCACGCCGCGTTCTTCCACGTCTCCAGCCGCGACCCGCAGACGCGAGAGGCGCTGGTGGAGGCGCTGGGCGAGGACGGGCTTCCCTTCACCACCGCCCACGGCGACGGATCCCCGCTGGCGGACGAGGACGTGCGGATCATCAACGAGGCCTACCTCGCGGAGGAGGTTGCCTTCCGTTGGGAGGCAGGTGACGTGCTGCTGCTGGACAACATGTCGGTGGCGCACGCCCGCCGGCCCTACGAAGGCGATCGCAAGATCCTGGTCGCGATGACCGACCCTGTCCACGGCGAGGCCTTCGAGCCGACCGCCCCCGTCAGCGATGTGGAGGAGCGGTGA